The sequence CCAGCGAGACCGAAGATCTGAGCTTTGTGTTCGATCTGGCAGCAGCAGAATTTCGGGCTGAGCTGCCGATTAACCTCAACATCGCGGCATTAAACCCAAGCACGTCTGAGAATCCCAATCTGAATATTTTGGTGAATCTTAAATATTCGCAACAAGGCGTGCTCTCAGGTAGTGTCGAGAATTTCACCATGTCATTGGCTGGCATGAGTGTCGCAGTCAAAGAGATTGCGCTATCAACTGGGGCTTTTGAAGCCGGTTTGGTCGAAGTTTCACGGGCTGCTAACCCCGATTTGCCAAACCTTGATCCAGCTAAGCCAAATTTGGTCTTTTCGCTGCAAAATCTCAAGTATGCTAACCGCAGTTTTAGCATTGGCGGCGGCTCGGTGCCAATTCCCGATTGGAAGTTTGGCGGCAATTTCAGCATGACCGACCAAACCCTGAGCATTGGCCATGATAATGCGACTGGCACGTCAACCGTCAGCGTCAACTCAACCTTGATTTTTGGCGATGTGCTGAACCAACCAGAATCAGCCACGCCGCGCGAAGTAACCTTGACATTTAGTGCAGTCAAAGTCAACGGAGTTTTCAAACCAGTGTTTAGCGCTACCGTTGCTGAAACCACGGTTGCAATGGGGCCGCTGAATTTTCGCCTGCGCGGGCTGACCTTGGTTGGCGATACCGTGGAAAATTTCTATGGCTTAGAAGCAAGCGCGGTTGATCTGCTGTGGTCAAGCGATATGGGCGGTCAATCAGCAGCAGGTATCACTGGCTTCAAATTTGGTATCGACAAAGATGGCAAACTGCAATTCGCCCTGGGCGGCGCGACGATCAGCACTCCCAATATTTCGAGCGGAGTTTTGCAAGGCAGCAGCATCGTTGGCCAATTTGGGGTAGCTCAAGAAACCCTCAGCCTCACCGTGACTGGTAACCTGACCGTAAAAATCCCAGGCAACAGTGGGGTTGGTGCAGGCTTGGTGATGGTGGTGCGCGGCGGCCCGAATGTTGCGCCGATTGGCAGCCAAAACTGTGCTGAGCCGCCATGTCTCAAGCGCTTCGAGGCTTCGCTGACCAACTTTAGTGTCAAGATTGCTGGTTTCAGCATGGCCTTGGAAAACCCCCGCTTCCTTGATGATGGTGGTTTTGCCGCCGATAGTGCCCGACTTTCGATGTCAGACCTGATGGGCAACCTTACCGCCGATGTGTCTGGCCTCAGCATCAGTGGGCGCGGCGAAGTTTCGGTAACTGGCGGCGGGATTGAGTTGCCACCGCTCAAGATTGCTGGCACCAATTTTGTCGGTTTCCGGGGCTTTTTCAGCAAAGATGGCGCTGGCTACATGTTTGCTGGTGGTGCAACTCTGAGCATGCCTGGTTTTGATCCCAGTGGCGGCTCGACAATCTCGGTCGATGTGACGGTCAAAACCTTGCCAACTGGGGTGTTTAATGAGTTGGATGTCGTGGTGGCCTTCGAGTCATCGCCAGGCATTCCGTTGGCCAATAGTGGCGCTGCCCTAACCAAGATGAGTGGTTCGTTCTCGCTCAAATCAGGCTCGGTCACGATTGGAGTTGGCATTGAGGTAAGTTCAGTTGCTCAACTCGCGGGAATCCCGCTGGTTTCGGCTGAGGGAACTGCAACCTTGGTGGTTGATCCCTTCAAGTTCTCGCTGACCGCCAGCATGAAGGTGTTGATCTTTGAAGTTGCTAGCGCTAGCGTGAGCATTGGCCACGAAGCTGGGTTTAGCGGCGGCAAGGGTCTGCATGCAAAATTCCAATTTGAGGCGGTGATTGTTCGTGGCGGCTTGGAACTGCGGGTTGGCACGGTCACGGTTCGTAGCTGTACGCCTGCTGGCTCAACCAACTGTGTTGATAAGCAAAAACTGCGCTTTGCTGGCTCAGCACGAATGTCGGTTGGCTTGCGCAAAGGCCAGTTTGGCCGCGCCTTGCCACCAAAGAATATTACCTTTGGCTCAGTTTCATTCCAAATGGGCGAGTTTGAAAAATCGGGTGGTGGTACGACCGTAGGGATGTTGGGTCGCGTGAGCTGCTGTTTCGGCATCTTCAAAGTGAGTGTATTTGTTGATTTGAGCAAGCCAGTTGGCTTGAACACTGGTTTTGTCAAGCTCGTCAATCCGAAAAATTATCGCCTGATTAACTCGCTCCAAATTGCTCAGAGTATCGAGCAAGGCGAACCAGGCTATAGCCAACGAATCATCTCACGGCCTATCAACCCCGGGAAATCGGGTGGTGCCTTGTTTGCGGCAATCCCTGAAGTTACTGTACCAGTTGTGATTACCTCAACCGCTAGCGGCTACTTTGGGATTCACTTTAGTGGAACTCCCGCAGTTGAACCAGTGATACGCTTGATTTTGCCTGATGGAACGGAATTAAATGAAGGTAATGTCAATGACACAACCCAGACCTTGATCCGTGATTACACAACTGTTATTACGGAAGGCAATGACTTGGCCTTTATGCTCGAAGCAGCCACTCCTGGCACATATAGCCTGATTATTGAAGGGCCACCAAGCCAATATGAAGTGGTTGCCTACCAATTAAATAACCCACCAGTTTTTGATAGTGCGACCTTGGCTTGTGGTGGTGCGGCAACCCCAGGCGTGACGGTAACTTGTAATTCGGCTCCAACTGGCAGCCAAGTTACGGTCAATTGGGCAACCCATGATACTGATGACCCTAATGCCAAAGTTTCGCTGGTTTATGCTAGCGTCATCACCCCAACCGATCCCATTGATGTGGGCTTGAGCACCGTCATTAGCGATAACATCAAACTTGGCACAGGCCAATATATTTGGGATCTCAGCGAAATTCCAAGTGGCCAATACAAACTGGCATTATTTGCCGACGATGGCCATAATCAACCAACCGTTCAACATCTGGATACCTTGATTGTGGTCAATGACCAGCGTGCACCCAAAATTCCAACCAACCTTCAGGCGACACCATTGCCCGGTCAATTGTTGGTCAAGTGGACACCAAACAGCGAAATGGATCTTGGTGGCTATGAGATTGGCTTTGGTGAAGTCAATGATCCAAACGAGTTCCTCTACTCCCGCAATATGGGTGGCAAAGAGATGATCTTTACTGCGACGAACCAGCTTGATGCCAAACTGTGGGGCTTGAAAGACAATCAATCGATCTTCTATGGGATTCGGGCCTATGATCTTAGCGGCAACTACAGCGCTTGGTCGCCGTTGGTTGTGGGCACGCCGTGGCCACTAAGCCCACATGCTTGGAATCCAGTGCCAGGAGGACGCGGTGTGACAACCACCCAGATTGAGGCCGCCTTTGAAACTCCGCTAAGCGAGGCATCGCTGACAAATGCCTTCCAAGTTCGCAATGCCAGCAATCAGTTGGTAGCTGGAACACCAACCTATCTTTATAATCTTGATAAAACTGAGATTATCGGATTTAGCTTCAAGCCGAGCGCTACGCTGGTCGATGGTGAAACTTACACCGTGACCATTCGCGGCGGAGCCAACGGGATCAGTGCCAAAGATGGCCGCCAGATGCCTGCTGATTTCAGTTGGAAATTCGAGGTCGAGTCGTATCAAATCTATCTGCCAGCCGTGAAGCGCTAAGCGATCACGATCTGACTTAACCAAATCAGCCTCTGCCAATTATATGCAGAGGCTGATTTTTTAATCCCTAGAATGATTGATCGAATTAAGAATGGGGTATAGCTTGAGGATTGGGTTTGCACTGCATCTCATTCACAACTTCGGCGAGGCTTTTATTGGCCAATACTTGTTGCATGGCAGCTTCGGCGTGGCTAAAAATGGTGCTAAGCACTGGCTGGATGGTGCGTCCACAGCGACAATCTTGGTTGGGTGAACTGGCGTGTAAAGGCAGAATGCGGCAATTTTCGGTGGCATGATAAATATCGTTGAGGGTAATTTCATGAGCCGAACGCGCTAAACGGGTTCCGCCATCTGCGCCATATTCGGTGTGGACTAAGCCTGCTCGGTTGAGCATGCCTAGAATCCGCCGAATAACGACCGGATTGGTATTGACGCTGGCTGCAATACAGCTTGAGGAAAGAGCTTGATTTGCATTGGTTTCAAGCAGTGCCAAAATATGCACCGCCACAGCGAATCGACTGCTTGCACTCATGTTTTTTGCCTCATTGTGAATATGAAACAAGTATAGTTACATTTTAACCAGCTGTCAATTATGCTCAAATGGCGCTTTGGTGATGATTTGATAACAATTGGCTCAATACCATATTTTAATCAGGATGATTAGTTTTTTTCAAATAGGCGCTCAATCGCGATACGTGGGCTACTCAAAATTGGAATATTTTGTTGACATAATTTTGCTGCTTCCGCCATTGAGGC is a genomic window of Chloroflexota bacterium containing:
- a CDS encoding Ig-like domain-containing protein, with the protein product MINRSSWQFRSQLLVSTGLIGFMVLLTTLLTTASSAQTRECRMADALKICANTFVATDPTHFIARDDVTLAIGDAPPLISVSAVGTNLGEFVFAADQSVLSGAVKFIGDNASLPLVASTYNANNTPKEVFEVDTTGLTITNDQSSADPIGVIANSTISLHFLDRSGVRSFYKTTDPSETEDLSFVFDLAAAEFRAELPINLNIAALNPSTSENPNLNILVNLKYSQQGVLSGSVENFTMSLAGMSVAVKEIALSTGAFEAGLVEVSRAANPDLPNLDPAKPNLVFSLQNLKYANRSFSIGGGSVPIPDWKFGGNFSMTDQTLSIGHDNATGTSTVSVNSTLIFGDVLNQPESATPREVTLTFSAVKVNGVFKPVFSATVAETTVAMGPLNFRLRGLTLVGDTVENFYGLEASAVDLLWSSDMGGQSAAGITGFKFGIDKDGKLQFALGGATISTPNISSGVLQGSSIVGQFGVAQETLSLTVTGNLTVKIPGNSGVGAGLVMVVRGGPNVAPIGSQNCAEPPCLKRFEASLTNFSVKIAGFSMALENPRFLDDGGFAADSARLSMSDLMGNLTADVSGLSISGRGEVSVTGGGIELPPLKIAGTNFVGFRGFFSKDGAGYMFAGGATLSMPGFDPSGGSTISVDVTVKTLPTGVFNELDVVVAFESSPGIPLANSGAALTKMSGSFSLKSGSVTIGVGIEVSSVAQLAGIPLVSAEGTATLVVDPFKFSLTASMKVLIFEVASASVSIGHEAGFSGGKGLHAKFQFEAVIVRGGLELRVGTVTVRSCTPAGSTNCVDKQKLRFAGSARMSVGLRKGQFGRALPPKNITFGSVSFQMGEFEKSGGGTTVGMLGRVSCCFGIFKVSVFVDLSKPVGLNTGFVKLVNPKNYRLINSLQIAQSIEQGEPGYSQRIISRPINPGKSGGALFAAIPEVTVPVVITSTASGYFGIHFSGTPAVEPVIRLILPDGTELNEGNVNDTTQTLIRDYTTVITEGNDLAFMLEAATPGTYSLIIEGPPSQYEVVAYQLNNPPVFDSATLACGGAATPGVTVTCNSAPTGSQVTVNWATHDTDDPNAKVSLVYASVITPTDPIDVGLSTVISDNIKLGTGQYIWDLSEIPSGQYKLALFADDGHNQPTVQHLDTLIVVNDQRAPKIPTNLQATPLPGQLLVKWTPNSEMDLGGYEIGFGEVNDPNEFLYSRNMGGKEMIFTATNQLDAKLWGLKDNQSIFYGIRAYDLSGNYSAWSPLVVGTPWPLSPHAWNPVPGGRGVTTTQIEAAFETPLSEASLTNAFQVRNASNQLVAGTPTYLYNLDKTEIIGFSFKPSATLVDGETYTVTIRGGANGISAKDGRQMPADFSWKFEVESYQIYLPAVKR
- a CDS encoding Rrf2 family transcriptional regulator codes for the protein MSASSRFAVAVHILALLETNANQALSSSCIAASVNTNPVVIRRILGMLNRAGLVHTEYGADGGTRLARSAHEITLNDIYHATENCRILPLHASSPNQDCRCGRTIQPVLSTIFSHAEAAMQQVLANKSLAEVVNEMQCKPNPQAIPHS